DNA sequence from the Nitrospirota bacterium genome:
ATCCAGCAAGAACTGTGCCGCTTCCAATTACTGAAAGATTACCTCCTGTTGTAATCGCATATTGCGAAACATTGAAATCCGCGTAGTTTGCTACGTAGACGTATTTCCCGGTCGGATCCACTGTAACGGCAAACGGTTGAGAACCTGAGGCCACTGATGGGTTGCTCATGGAAGTTAGGCTCCCTCCCACAATCGTATATTGCGAAATGTCGTCTCCTCCATAATTTGAGGCGTAAGCATATTTTCCGGTAGGGTCGATAGCAATGAAGTGGGGTGTTGTTCCAGACACTACCGTGGAAACGGACATGGCGGTAAGACTTCCATCGCTGCCAATGTTGTATTGAGAAATATTGTTATCCCCACCATTGACTACATAGGCATATTTGCCTGAAGGATCAACTGACACGGAATAGGGATTCGTTCCGGCCCCTATTGTTGGTGTGGTCATGCTACTAAGAGTTCCATTGGTTCCAACGTTATATTGCGAAACGTCGTTTGTAATTTGATTCGCGACATAGGCATATTTGGGAACTATTTTCTTTGCAGGAGGTGTAACCGGTGCCGCGGCACCGCCTCCTCCACCACTGCAACTTGCCAGAACAAAAAATAGAAGAAGAATGACATGAATACTACGATTGGGTTTCATAACCTATGTTCTCCAAAATTTACGATCCTCTGCTCCCGAGGAGCCATTTACCATTTTCCCTTACTCACACATTCATGATAAAAAAAACAGCCATGACACTCCGGCGATTTGGCTTTGCAATGATATCGGCCGAATAGCAAGATCTGATTTGAGATTCGGGTCCATTGCTCCGGGGGAAAGATTTTTTGCAATTCTTGTTCAATCTCGTCAGGATCTTCAGAACGAGTCAGACCCGCTCGATTCGAGACCCGCTTGACATGGGTATCGACCACAATTGCCGGTACTTTAAACCATCCTCCAAGTATCACATTGGCCGTTTTTCGACCGACACCTGGCAAAGAGATCAAATCCGCCATATTCGAAGGAACCTCTCCTTTGAACCGGCCTAGAATCTCTTTTGCCGTCAAGATGACGTTTTTGGCCTTATTTTTATAGAATCCTGTCGGTTTA
Encoded proteins:
- a CDS encoding YncE family protein; translated protein: MKPNRSIHVILLLFFVLASCSGGGGGAAAPVTPPAKKIVPKYAYVANQITNDVSQYNVGTNGTLSSMTTPTIGAGTNPYSVSVDPSGKYAYVVNGGDNNISQYNIGSDGSLTAMSVSTVVSGTTPHFIAIDPTGKYAYASNYGGDDISQYTIVGGSLTSMSNPSVASGSQPFAVTVDPTGKYVYVANYADFNVSQYAITTGGNLSVIGSGTVLAG
- the nth gene encoding endonuclease III; translation: MKVKEALVDQFLKGLDKIIPETRIELNHRNPLELLVATILSAQCTDERVNKVTERVFKKYQSAQDYADADLSTFETEIKPTGFYKNKAKNVILTAKEILGRFKGEVPSNMADLISLPGVGRKTANVILGGWFKVPAIVVDTHVKRVSNRAGLTRSEDPDEIEQELQKIFPPEQWTRISNQILLFGRYHCKAKSPECHGCFFYHECVSKGKW